The following are encoded in a window of Streptomyces sp. Go-475 genomic DNA:
- a CDS encoding penicillin acylase family protein, giving the protein MPRRHPRTVLDRMRTPRGIPGFLKTASVCALIAGLLSPLAPAAAAETTTAQAAAVANDHCGKQCSDILPPGQNGNATLAQILLNQAFGTQPEHAEDQLGPYADLAKGYTGLTNDKINTFFNDASFGVPADQVASTVKPAGRSDVTIVRDKKTGVPHITGTTRYGTEFGAGFAAAQDRLWLMDVFRHVGRGQLTSFAGGAPSNQGLEQQFWRHAPYTEADLQAQIDNAVATNGERGKQALADAKAYLDGINAYIDASDSGRYFPGEYVLTGHKDSVTNAGKIEHFKITDLVALASVIGALFGSGGGGEVNNAISLLAAQEKYGVAEGTKVWESFRMRNDPEAVLTQHSGSFPYATRPDAPQGTALPDAGSVRQEPLVYDRTGSAAASSATGASRDAAKTALSSAKRGMSNALVVSGEHTASGHPVAVFGPQTGYFAPQLLLLQELQGPGISARGASFAGLSFYVELGRGQDYAWSATTSGQDIIDTYAVELCQDDYHYLYRGTCTPMEKVEQKNAWKPTVADGTAAGSYTMRVWRTKYGPVEYRATVGGKKVAYTTLRSSFLHEADSIIGFQMLNDPDYVKGPEDFQKAVQHINYTFNWFYADSEHTAYYNSGDNPVRANGVDAEFPVWARPAYEWRGWDPATNTADYTPPSAHPRSIDQDYYISWNNKQAKDYTTAPWGNGSVHRGNLLEDRVKKLVQQGGVTRASLVKAMADAGLADLRAEDVLPKLLKVVNSAPVTDPAAAAAVGKLQAWLAAGGKRTETTAGSKKYADADAIRILDAWWPLLVKAEFEPGLGSELYEAMTANLPVDESPSASHGPTGSHAGSSFQYGWWSYVDKDIRAVLGEQVKGPLARKYCGDGSLGACRDTLISTLKEAAGKTAAQVYPGDDVCAAGDQWCADSINHRTLGGIKHGKISWQNRPTYQQVVEFTSHR; this is encoded by the coding sequence ATGCCACGGCGTCACCCACGCACCGTTCTCGACAGAATGAGAACTCCCCGCGGAATCCCCGGGTTCCTGAAGACCGCATCGGTATGCGCCCTGATCGCGGGTCTTTTGTCGCCCCTGGCCCCGGCGGCGGCCGCGGAGACGACGACCGCCCAGGCCGCGGCCGTCGCGAACGACCACTGCGGCAAGCAGTGTTCGGACATCCTCCCGCCCGGCCAGAACGGCAACGCCACCCTCGCCCAGATCCTCCTCAACCAGGCCTTCGGCACCCAGCCCGAGCACGCCGAGGACCAGCTCGGGCCCTATGCCGACCTCGCCAAGGGCTACACCGGACTCACCAACGACAAGATCAACACCTTCTTCAACGACGCCTCGTTCGGCGTCCCGGCGGACCAGGTGGCCTCCACGGTCAAGCCCGCCGGGCGCAGTGACGTGACGATCGTCCGCGACAAGAAGACCGGGGTGCCGCACATCACCGGTACGACGAGATACGGCACCGAGTTCGGCGCCGGCTTCGCCGCCGCCCAGGACCGGCTGTGGCTCATGGACGTCTTCCGGCACGTCGGACGCGGGCAGCTGACCTCCTTCGCCGGCGGCGCGCCCTCCAACCAGGGGCTGGAGCAGCAGTTCTGGCGGCACGCGCCCTACACCGAGGCCGATCTGCAGGCGCAGATCGACAACGCCGTCGCCACCAACGGCGAGCGCGGCAAGCAGGCCCTCGCCGACGCGAAGGCCTACCTCGACGGCATCAACGCCTACATCGACGCCTCCGACAGCGGCCGGTACTTCCCCGGCGAGTACGTCCTGACGGGCCACAAGGACTCCGTCACCAACGCCGGGAAGATAGAGCACTTCAAGATCACCGACCTGGTCGCCCTGGCCTCGGTCATCGGCGCGCTCTTCGGCTCCGGCGGAGGCGGCGAGGTCAACAACGCGATCTCGCTGCTGGCCGCCCAGGAGAAGTACGGCGTCGCCGAGGGCACCAAGGTGTGGGAGTCCTTCCGGATGCGCAACGATCCGGAGGCCGTCCTCACCCAGCACAGCGGCAGCTTCCCGTACGCGACCAGGCCGGACGCCCCGCAGGGCACGGCCCTGCCCGACGCCGGTTCGGTGCGGCAGGAACCGCTCGTGTACGACCGCACGGGCAGCGCCGCCGCGTCGAGCGCCACCGGCGCGTCCCGCGACGCGGCGAAGACGGCCCTGTCCTCCGCCAAGCGCGGCATGTCCAACGCCCTCGTGGTCAGCGGCGAGCACACCGCCAGCGGTCACCCGGTCGCCGTGTTCGGCCCGCAGACCGGCTACTTCGCCCCGCAGCTGCTGCTGCTCCAGGAGCTCCAGGGCCCGGGCATCAGCGCCCGCGGCGCCTCCTTCGCCGGCCTGAGCTTCTACGTCGAACTCGGCCGCGGCCAGGACTACGCCTGGAGCGCCACCACCTCCGGCCAGGACATCATCGACACGTACGCCGTCGAACTGTGCCAGGACGACTACCACTACCTGTACCGCGGCACCTGCACCCCGATGGAGAAGGTCGAGCAGAAGAACGCCTGGAAGCCGACCGTCGCCGACGGCACCGCGGCCGGTTCGTACACGATGCGGGTGTGGCGCACCAAGTACGGGCCGGTGGAGTACCGCGCCACGGTCGGCGGCAAGAAGGTCGCCTACACCACCCTGCGCTCGTCCTTCCTGCACGAGGCCGACTCCATCATCGGCTTCCAGATGCTGAACGACCCGGACTACGTGAAGGGCCCGGAGGACTTCCAGAAGGCGGTGCAGCACATCAACTACACCTTCAACTGGTTCTACGCCGACTCCGAGCACACCGCGTACTACAACAGCGGCGACAACCCCGTGCGCGCGAACGGCGTCGACGCGGAGTTCCCGGTGTGGGCCCGCCCGGCGTACGAGTGGCGCGGCTGGGACCCGGCGACCAACACGGCCGACTACACCCCGCCCTCCGCCCACCCCCGATCCATCGACCAGGACTACTACATCTCCTGGAACAACAAGCAGGCCAAGGACTACACGACCGCGCCCTGGGGCAACGGGTCCGTGCACCGCGGCAACCTCCTCGAGGACCGCGTGAAGAAGCTGGTCCAGCAGGGCGGGGTGACCCGCGCCTCGCTGGTGAAGGCCATGGCGGACGCGGGGCTCGCCGACCTGCGGGCCGAGGACGTCCTGCCCAAGCTGCTGAAGGTCGTCAACAGCGCGCCCGTCACCGACCCGGCGGCGGCCGCCGCCGTCGGCAAGCTCCAGGCGTGGCTCGCCGCGGGCGGAAAGCGCACCGAGACCACGGCCGGCTCCAAGAAGTACGCCGACGCCGACGCGATCCGCATCCTGGACGCCTGGTGGCCGCTGCTGGTGAAGGCCGAGTTCGAACCCGGCCTGGGCAGTGAGCTGTACGAGGCGATGACCGCCAACCTGCCCGTCGACGAGTCCCCGTCGGCCTCCCACGGCCCGACCGGCTCGCACGCCGGAAGCTCCTTCCAGTACGGCTGGTGGAGCTACGTCGACAAGGACATCCGGGCCGTCCTCGGCGAGCAGGTGAAGGGTCCGCTGGCCCGGAAGTACTGCGGCGACGGCAGCCTCGGCGCCTGCCGGGACACGCTCATCAGCACCTTGAAGGAGGCGGCCGGCAAGACCGCGGCCCAGGTCTACCCCGGCGACGACGTGTGCGCGGCGGGCGACCAGTGGTGTGCCGACTCCATCAACCACCGCACCCTCGGCGGCATCAAGCACGGCAAGATCAGTTGGCAGAACCGGCCGACCTACCAGCAGGTCGTGGAGTTCACCTCACACCGGTGA
- a CDS encoding 3-keto-5-aminohexanoate cleavage protein has protein sequence MVQVCLNGPRTAADGTAVPLTPESMADSAAAAVAAGATDIHVHPKTPCGRDTLSPRVLAETLGAIRARVSVPVGVTTGAWAEPDPAARLDRIRSWTVLPDHASVNWHEPGAEQVAAELLALGVGVEAGIWSGTDAAERFAVSPLAPKVLRVLAEVTDTDPSSAVVSARALLSDLGAAHGRPVLLHGEDGGAWPVLRLAGRLGLATRVGLEDVLLLPDGRRAGSNAELVAAGLVEYRTG, from the coding sequence ATGGTGCAGGTATGTCTGAACGGTCCGCGGACCGCCGCTGACGGTACGGCGGTGCCGCTGACGCCCGAGTCGATGGCCGACTCCGCGGCGGCCGCCGTCGCGGCCGGGGCCACGGACATCCATGTCCATCCCAAGACGCCGTGCGGGCGGGACACGCTGTCGCCGAGGGTGCTCGCGGAGACGCTGGGGGCGATCCGGGCGCGCGTGTCGGTGCCGGTGGGGGTGACGACGGGGGCGTGGGCCGAGCCGGACCCCGCAGCCCGGCTCGACCGGATCCGGAGCTGGACCGTCCTCCCCGACCACGCCTCGGTCAACTGGCATGAGCCGGGGGCGGAACAGGTGGCTGCCGAGCTGCTCGCTCTCGGGGTGGGGGTGGAGGCCGGCATCTGGTCCGGGACGGACGCGGCGGAGCGCTTCGCGGTGTCGCCGCTCGCCCCGAAGGTCCTGCGGGTGCTGGCGGAGGTGACGGACACGGACCCGTCGAGCGCGGTGGTCTCCGCGCGGGCACTGCTGTCCGACCTCGGCGCGGCGCACGGGCGTCCTGTCCTGCTGCACGGGGAGGACGGGGGCGCGTGGCCGGTGCTGCGGCTCGCCGGGCGGTTGGGGTTGGCCACGCGGGTCGGGCTGGAGGATGTGCTGCTTCTGCCCGATGGGCGGCGGGCGGGGTCCAACGCGGAGTTGGTGGCGGCGGGGTTGGTGGAGTACCGGACCGGTTAG
- the soxR gene encoding redox-sensitive transcriptional activator SoxR, with amino-acid sequence MPQISEKIHELTVGQLSARSGAAVSALHFYESKGLISSRRTSGNQRRYSRDTLRRVAFIRAAQRVGIPLATIREALAELPEERTPTREDWAHLSEAWRSELDERINQLNRLRDHLTDCIGCGCLSLDTCVLSNPGDVFGERRAGSRLMVERNGGGGARGA; translated from the coding sequence GTGCCTCAGATTTCAGAGAAGATCCATGAACTCACGGTCGGGCAGCTCTCGGCGCGCAGTGGCGCCGCCGTCTCCGCCCTGCACTTCTACGAGTCCAAGGGCCTGATCAGCAGTCGCCGGACGTCCGGCAACCAGCGGCGCTACTCCCGGGACACGCTGCGCCGGGTCGCGTTCATCAGGGCCGCGCAGCGGGTGGGCATCCCGCTGGCGACGATCCGCGAGGCGCTGGCGGAACTTCCCGAGGAGCGGACGCCGACGCGGGAGGACTGGGCGCATCTGTCGGAGGCGTGGCGCTCGGAGCTGGACGAGCGGATCAATCAGCTGAACCGCCTGCGGGACCACCTCACCGACTGCATCGGCTGCGGCTGCCTGTCCCTCGACACGTGCGTGCTGTCCAACCCGGGTGACGTGTTCGGTGAACGCCGGGCCGGTTCGCGCCTGATGGTGGAACGCAACGGTGGTGGGGGTGCGCGTGGCGCGTGA
- a CDS encoding MaoC family dehydratase has translation MAEPRIFTSVDDLKAAIGEQLGHTDWLDIDQKRIDLFAEATGDHQWIHVDPEKAAAGPFGTTIAHGYLTLSLLPLFGPQLISVENVKMGVNYGTNKVRFPAPVPVGSRLRATATITGVDDVPGGAQITVAFTVEREGGDKPVCVAESVSRYYF, from the coding sequence ATGGCAGAGCCGAGGATCTTCACATCCGTCGACGACCTGAAGGCGGCGATCGGCGAGCAGCTGGGACACACCGACTGGCTCGACATCGACCAGAAGCGGATCGACCTCTTCGCGGAGGCCACCGGCGACCACCAGTGGATCCACGTCGACCCGGAGAAGGCCGCCGCGGGCCCCTTCGGCACCACCATCGCGCACGGCTATCTGACCCTGTCGCTGCTCCCCCTCTTCGGCCCGCAGCTGATCTCCGTCGAGAACGTGAAGATGGGCGTCAACTACGGGACGAACAAGGTGCGTTTCCCCGCCCCCGTCCCGGTCGGCTCCCGTCTGCGCGCCACCGCCACGATCACCGGCGTCGACGACGTGCCGGGCGGCGCCCAGATCACCGTCGCCTTCACCGTGGAACGCGAGGGCGGCGACAAGCCCGTGTGCGTCGCCGAGTCCGTCTCGCGCTACTACTTCTGA
- a CDS encoding TetR/AcrR family transcriptional regulator: MSTAEETAGGEAQAWGEVTPDAARRLLIAAVEAFAERGYHATTTRDIAGRAGMSPAALYIHYKTKEELLHRISRIGHEKALEILRTASRREGGPTERLADAVSSFVRWHAGGRTTARVVQYELDSLGPDARAEILALRRQVDAEVRGIIEEGVRTGEFEVIDVHGTTLAVLSLCIDVARWFNVDGPRTPEEVGELYADLVLRMVGAGAGASEAAAQK, translated from the coding sequence ATGAGTACGGCGGAGGAGACGGCCGGCGGCGAGGCGCAGGCGTGGGGCGAGGTCACGCCCGACGCGGCGCGGCGGCTGCTGATCGCCGCGGTGGAGGCCTTCGCCGAGCGCGGCTACCACGCCACGACGACCCGTGACATCGCGGGCCGTGCCGGGATGAGCCCGGCCGCGCTCTACATCCACTACAAGACCAAGGAAGAACTGCTGCACCGCATCAGCAGGATCGGGCACGAGAAGGCCCTGGAGATCCTGCGGACGGCGTCCCGCCGCGAGGGCGGCCCCACCGAGCGGCTCGCCGACGCGGTGAGTTCCTTCGTACGCTGGCACGCGGGCGGGCGGACCACCGCGCGGGTCGTGCAGTACGAACTCGACTCGCTCGGGCCCGACGCCCGCGCCGAGATCCTCGCGCTGCGCCGCCAGGTCGACGCGGAGGTGCGCGGGATCATCGAGGAGGGCGTGCGGACGGGCGAGTTCGAGGTCATCGACGTGCACGGGACGACGCTGGCCGTGCTGTCGCTCTGCATCGACGTGGCCCGGTGGTTCAACGTCGACGGTCCCCGGACGCCGGAGGAGGTCGGCGAGCTGTACGCCGACCTCGTGCTGCGGATGGTGGGGGCCGGGGCCGGGGCCTCGGAGGCCGCGGCTCAGAAGTAG
- a CDS encoding YiaA/YiaB family inner membrane protein, which yields MSDTPGKPQNTAAFYGQAVASFAVAMAATAIGIYQLSADAWVRGFLAVAVLYLVTSSFTLAKVVRDRQEGAAAPSYTPFEKH from the coding sequence ATGAGTGACACACCGGGCAAGCCGCAGAACACGGCCGCCTTCTACGGCCAGGCCGTCGCCTCCTTCGCCGTCGCCATGGCGGCCACCGCGATCGGCATCTACCAGCTGAGCGCCGACGCCTGGGTGCGGGGCTTCCTCGCCGTCGCGGTGCTGTACCTGGTCACCTCCTCCTTCACGCTGGCCAAGGTGGTCCGGGACCGGCAGGAGGGGGCGGCGGCTCCCTCGTACACCCCCTTCGAGAAGCACTGA
- a CDS encoding acyl-CoA dehydrogenase family protein: MNLELSEEQSAVRQLARDFVEREITPNAVAWDRAEEVDRAIVKKLGEVGFLGLTIDEEYGGSGGDHLAYCLVTEELGRGDSSVRGIVSVSLGLVAKTVAAWGSEEQKRRWLPGLTSGAVVGCFGLTEPGTGSDAGNLTTRAVRDGDEYVVNGTKMFITNGTWADVVLLFARSTDAPGHKGVTAFLVPTDTPGLTRRTIHGKLGLRGQATAELVLEDVRVPASAMLGEEGKGFSVAMSALAKGRMSVAAGCVGIAQAALDAAVRYAGEREQFGTPIARHQLVQELISDIAVDVDAARLLTWRVADLVDRGRPFAVESSKAKLFASEAAVRAANNALQVFGGYGYIDEYPAGKLLRDARVMTLYEGTSQIQKLVIGRALTGVSAF, from the coding sequence GTGAACCTGGAGCTCAGCGAGGAGCAGAGCGCGGTCCGGCAGCTCGCGCGGGACTTCGTGGAGCGGGAGATCACCCCGAACGCCGTCGCCTGGGACCGCGCCGAGGAGGTCGACCGCGCGATCGTGAAGAAGCTCGGCGAGGTCGGCTTCCTGGGGCTGACGATCGACGAGGAGTACGGCGGCTCCGGCGGCGACCACCTCGCGTACTGCCTGGTCACGGAGGAACTCGGCCGGGGCGACTCGTCCGTGCGCGGCATCGTCTCCGTCTCCCTCGGGCTCGTCGCCAAGACCGTCGCCGCCTGGGGGAGCGAGGAGCAGAAGCGGCGCTGGCTGCCCGGCCTGACCTCCGGCGCGGTGGTGGGCTGCTTCGGCCTGACCGAGCCGGGCACCGGCTCCGACGCGGGCAACCTCACGACGCGGGCGGTGCGCGACGGCGACGAGTACGTCGTCAATGGCACCAAGATGTTCATCACCAACGGCACCTGGGCCGACGTCGTCCTGCTCTTCGCCCGCTCCACGGACGCCCCCGGCCACAAGGGCGTCACCGCCTTCCTCGTCCCCACCGACACGCCCGGCCTGACCCGCCGCACCATCCACGGCAAGCTCGGGCTGCGCGGCCAGGCCACCGCGGAACTCGTCCTGGAGGACGTGCGCGTGCCGGCCTCCGCGATGCTGGGGGAGGAGGGCAAGGGCTTCTCCGTCGCCATGTCCGCCCTCGCCAAGGGGCGGATGTCCGTCGCGGCCGGGTGCGTCGGCATCGCCCAGGCGGCTCTGGACGCGGCCGTGCGCTACGCCGGGGAACGCGAGCAGTTCGGCACGCCCATCGCCCGCCACCAGCTGGTCCAGGAGCTGATCAGCGACATCGCCGTGGACGTCGACGCCGCCCGGCTGCTGACCTGGCGGGTCGCCGACCTGGTCGACCGGGGGCGGCCGTTCGCCGTCGAGTCGTCGAAGGCCAAGCTGTTCGCCTCGGAGGCGGCCGTCCGCGCCGCGAACAACGCGCTGCAGGTCTTCGGCGGTTACGGCTACATCGACGAGTACCCGGCGGGCAAACTGCTGCGGGACGCCCGCGTGATGACCCTCTACGAGGGCACGAGCCAGATCCAGAAGCTGGTCATCGGGCGGGCGCTGACCGGGGTTTCGGCGTTCTGA
- a CDS encoding TetR/AcrR family transcriptional regulator: MARPRKPLLSTDRIVEAARALVDAEGLAAVSTRRLAAELGVSGPSLYNHFRTKDEILEAVADSVSGQVDLSMFQGGRDWRTALHDWAVSYRAALRDHPNIVPVLARGPGRRPAALRLADAVYGAMVEAGWPPAHATSIGALMRYFIMGSALGSFAGGFVDDASAYDPADYPHLGQAHLLSDRQEKIDERAFETGLTALLDGLARQYEQVRRTA, from the coding sequence ATGGCCCGACCGCGCAAGCCCCTGCTCAGCACCGACCGGATCGTCGAGGCGGCCCGCGCGCTCGTGGACGCGGAGGGCCTCGCGGCCGTCTCCACGCGCCGGCTCGCCGCCGAACTGGGCGTCAGCGGGCCCTCGCTCTACAACCACTTCCGCACCAAGGACGAGATCCTGGAGGCGGTCGCCGACTCGGTGAGCGGCCAGGTGGACCTGTCGATGTTCCAGGGCGGCCGGGACTGGCGGACCGCGCTGCACGACTGGGCCGTCTCCTACCGGGCCGCGCTGCGCGACCACCCGAACATCGTCCCGGTGCTGGCCCGCGGCCCCGGCCGCCGCCCGGCAGCGCTGCGGCTCGCCGACGCCGTCTACGGCGCGATGGTCGAGGCGGGCTGGCCGCCGGCGCACGCCACGTCCATCGGCGCGCTGATGCGGTACTTCATCATGGGCTCGGCGCTCGGCTCGTTCGCCGGCGGCTTCGTGGACGACGCGAGCGCGTACGACCCCGCCGACTACCCGCACCTGGGGCAGGCCCACCTCCTGTCCGATCGGCAGGAGAAGATCGACGAGCGGGCCTTCGAGACCGGGCTGACGGCCCTGCTGGACGGGTTGGCGCGGCAGTACGAGCAGGTGCGGCGGACGGCCTAG
- a CDS encoding winged helix-turn-helix domain-containing protein, translating into MKTRDPQATALARLAGLIADETRARCLLALLDGRAWTAGELARHAGVAASTLSEHLGRLVAGGLLAEERQGRHRYVRLADARIAQLVEDLAAQVAPPGRAVRPRNLRESSAGSAMARGRTCYDHLAGRLGITVTDALTDRGLLQQETGFALTDAGLAWFAASGIGLERRGRRPLARACLDWTERRPHLAGVAGAALCRHALDAGWCVRIGSERAVKVTAAGERALFDLLGVEARALR; encoded by the coding sequence ATGAAGACGAGAGACCCGCAGGCCACGGCACTCGCGCGGCTCGCCGGGCTGATCGCGGACGAGACCCGGGCCAGGTGCCTGCTCGCGCTGCTCGACGGGCGGGCCTGGACGGCGGGCGAGCTGGCGCGGCACGCCGGTGTCGCCGCCTCGACCCTGAGCGAGCACCTGGGCCGGCTCGTCGCGGGCGGGCTGCTCGCCGAGGAGCGGCAGGGCCGGCACCGGTACGTCCGGCTGGCCGACGCGCGGATCGCGCAACTGGTGGAGGACCTGGCCGCACAGGTCGCGCCCCCGGGCAGGGCCGTACGGCCCCGGAACCTGCGGGAGTCGAGCGCCGGCTCGGCGATGGCCCGGGGCCGCACCTGCTACGACCACCTCGCCGGGCGGCTCGGTATCACGGTCACGGACGCGCTGACGGACCGCGGGCTGCTCCAGCAGGAGACCGGGTTCGCGCTCACCGACGCGGGGCTGGCGTGGTTCGCGGCGAGCGGCATCGGCCTCGAGCGGCGGGGCCGGCGTCCCCTGGCCCGGGCGTGTCTGGACTGGACCGAACGCCGCCCCCATCTCGCGGGGGTCGCGGGCGCGGCCCTGTGCCGGCACGCCCTGGACGCGGGGTGGTGCGTGCGCATCGGCTCCGAGCGGGCGGTGAAGGTGACGGCCGCCGGCGAACGCGCCCTCTTCGACCTGCTGGGCGTCGAGGCCCGCGCACTGCGCTAG
- a CDS encoding DMT family transporter, with the protein MNNSPAAPARRAEVLAAGAATVTVVLWASAFVSIRSAGEAYSPGALALGRLLAGALTLGVICLLRRETWPPRSAWRGIGISGVLWFGFYMVALNWGEQQVDAGTAALVVNIGPVLIALLGARLLGDPMPPRLLAGMAVSFAGAVTVGLSMSGEGGSSVLGVVLCLLAAVAYAGGVVAQKPALGSASPLQVTTFGCLVGAVVCLPFAGQLVQEAAQAPASATLNMVYLGVFPTALAFTTWAYALSRTTASRMGATTYAVPALVVLMSWLFLGEVPGLLTLAGGALCLAGVAVSRSRAAARAGVPGAVAERRPEQAPDSAR; encoded by the coding sequence ATGAACAACTCCCCTGCCGCACCCGCCCGTCGAGCCGAGGTGCTCGCCGCGGGCGCGGCCACCGTCACCGTCGTGCTGTGGGCGTCCGCCTTCGTCTCGATCCGCAGCGCGGGCGAGGCGTACTCGCCGGGTGCGCTGGCGCTCGGGCGGCTGCTCGCGGGGGCGCTGACGCTGGGCGTGATCTGCCTGCTGCGGCGCGAGACGTGGCCGCCGCGCTCGGCCTGGCGCGGGATCGGGATATCGGGTGTGCTGTGGTTCGGCTTCTACATGGTCGCCCTGAACTGGGGCGAGCAGCAGGTCGACGCGGGTACGGCCGCCCTGGTCGTGAACATCGGGCCGGTCCTGATCGCGCTGCTCGGGGCCCGGCTGCTCGGCGACCCGATGCCACCGCGGCTGCTGGCGGGGATGGCGGTGTCGTTCGCCGGTGCGGTGACCGTGGGGCTGTCGATGTCGGGTGAGGGCGGTTCCTCGGTGCTCGGGGTGGTGCTGTGCCTGCTGGCGGCGGTCGCGTACGCCGGTGGCGTGGTGGCGCAGAAGCCCGCGCTGGGCTCGGCGAGTCCGTTGCAGGTGACGACGTTCGGCTGCCTGGTCGGCGCGGTGGTGTGTCTGCCGTTCGCGGGGCAGCTGGTGCAGGAGGCCGCGCAGGCGCCGGCCTCCGCCACGCTCAACATGGTCTACCTGGGCGTCTTCCCGACGGCCCTCGCCTTCACCACGTGGGCGTACGCGCTGTCCCGGACGACCGCGAGCCGGATGGGCGCGACGACGTACGCGGTGCCGGCCCTGGTCGTCCTGATGTCCTGGCTGTTCCTCGGCGAGGTGCCGGGCCTGCTCACGCTGGCCGGTGGCGCGCTGTGCCTGGCGGGTGTGGCGGTGTCCCGGTCGCGGGCGGCGGCCCGGGCCGGCGTTCCGGGAGCGGTCGCGGAACGCCGGCCCGAGCAGGCCCCGGACTCAGCTCGCTGA
- a CDS encoding MFS transporter → MDTAPSAQPAPTPPAAGNRRRVATAAALASAVEWYDYFVFGIAAALVLGDLYFPAGSPTAGVLASFATFAVGFLARPLGGIVAGHLGDKRGRKPMLVLALTLMGVATTGIGLLPTYDTIGVAAPILLVLLRVAQGVAVGAQWGGAMLLATEYAPEGKRGVYGSVVQLGVPIGVVTANTVFLLAGALTTDSAFAAWGWRVPFLVGLLVLGLAWYIHTRVEETPAFREAERALAEQEKSEQSSPLRTILRGHLGTVLLAGGSFAVNTATFYILITGVLDYTTRELDMKKGPVLLVSLCVSLTQLVLIPAAAALSDRVGRIRIYALGAAGIALWAVPLFLLIDTGSLLWLAVGTFVASCFLSIMYGPQAALFAELFTPEMRYTGASLGYQIAAVAGGGLAPFVMVLLLEATGTSMAVSGYIIALSVIALVSIKVLADRARAAQPEAAPEARAEAESAS, encoded by the coding sequence ATGGACACGGCACCATCCGCTCAGCCCGCCCCCACGCCGCCCGCCGCGGGCAACCGCCGCCGCGTGGCCACCGCGGCGGCGCTCGCCTCGGCCGTCGAGTGGTACGACTACTTCGTCTTCGGCATCGCCGCCGCCCTCGTCCTCGGCGACCTCTACTTCCCCGCCGGCAGCCCGACCGCCGGCGTCCTCGCCTCGTTCGCCACCTTCGCCGTCGGCTTCCTCGCCCGCCCCCTCGGCGGCATCGTCGCCGGCCACCTCGGCGACAAACGCGGCCGCAAGCCGATGCTGGTCCTCGCCCTCACGCTGATGGGCGTGGCCACCACCGGCATCGGCCTGCTCCCGACCTACGACACGATCGGCGTCGCCGCCCCGATCCTGCTCGTGCTGCTCCGGGTCGCGCAGGGCGTCGCCGTCGGCGCCCAGTGGGGCGGTGCGATGCTCCTCGCCACCGAGTACGCCCCGGAGGGCAAGCGCGGCGTCTACGGCAGCGTCGTCCAGCTCGGCGTCCCCATCGGCGTGGTCACCGCCAACACCGTGTTCCTGCTGGCCGGGGCGCTCACCACCGACTCGGCGTTCGCCGCCTGGGGCTGGCGCGTGCCGTTCCTGGTCGGCCTGCTGGTCCTCGGCCTCGCCTGGTACATCCACACCCGCGTCGAGGAGACCCCCGCGTTCCGGGAAGCCGAACGCGCGCTCGCCGAGCAGGAGAAGTCCGAGCAGAGCTCCCCGCTGCGCACCATCCTGCGCGGCCACCTCGGCACGGTGCTCCTGGCCGGCGGCTCCTTCGCCGTGAACACCGCGACCTTCTACATCCTCATCACGGGCGTCCTCGACTACACGACCCGCGAACTGGACATGAAGAAGGGCCCGGTCCTGCTGGTCTCGCTCTGCGTCAGCCTGACCCAGCTCGTGCTGATCCCGGCCGCCGCCGCGCTCTCCGACCGCGTCGGCCGCATCCGGATCTACGCCCTCGGCGCGGCCGGCATCGCCCTGTGGGCCGTCCCGCTCTTCCTGCTGATCGACACCGGCTCGCTGCTGTGGCTCGCCGTCGGCACCTTCGTCGCCAGCTGCTTCCTGAGCATCATGTACGGACCCCAGGCGGCCCTGTTCGCCGAGCTGTTCACGCCCGAGATGCGCTACACCGGAGCCTCCCTGGGCTACCAGATCGCGGCCGTCGCGGGCGGCGGGCTCGCCCCCTTCGTGATGGTGCTGCTGCTGGAGGCGACCGGCACCTCGATGGCCGTGTCCGGCTACATCATCGCGCTGTCGGTGATCGCGCTGGTGTCCATCAAGGTCCTCGCGGACCGGGCGCGTGCGGCGCAGCCGGAGGCCGCGCCCGAGGCCCGCGCGGAGGCCGAGTCAGCGAGCTGA